One segment of Enterobacter ludwigii DNA contains the following:
- a CDS encoding PTS transporter subunit EIIC: MKRAVNALQNFGKSLYGPVLILPIVGLFIAFGNVLGNGNLAEYVPFLGHPLIQHVGQLIAKSAVSVLVNLALVFAVGIPIGLATRDKGYAALIGLVTFVVFINAMNVTLQLQGELAPADQMKAAGQSMVLGVQVLEMGVFAGILTGALSGYLYNKYSGVQFNGAMAIYSGHCFVAIVMLPVSMLLGVVMSELWPFAQHGISALALAIKGSGPFGVAIYGFLERILVPTGLHHLVYTPFLYTELGGTQEVCGTVYQGARNIYFAEMACPEVKQLSSTVVWDARGISKMFGLPAAALAMYMTARPERKAAAKAILIPAALTSLLVGVTEPIEFSFLFVAPLLFVVHAVLTGIGMMLFSLFGVHAIGANGIIDFILYNLPLGTEKSNWPMYIVVGLIMFALYFVVFRFLILRFNMKTPGREDDDQETRLYSKQEYQAKGNNDGLGESIVVGLGGRENIEVVDNCYTRLRVTVKDVSIIDEPRLKATGAKGIIKQGNNVQVVYGLHVKKMREAVETFL, translated from the coding sequence ATGAAACGAGCCGTGAACGCCCTACAAAATTTCGGAAAATCGTTGTACGGACCGGTACTTATCTTACCGATCGTCGGTCTGTTTATCGCATTCGGTAACGTCCTGGGGAACGGTAACCTCGCAGAGTATGTGCCGTTTCTCGGCCATCCGCTGATTCAGCATGTTGGTCAGCTTATCGCGAAATCGGCCGTGTCAGTACTGGTTAACCTGGCACTGGTGTTTGCCGTCGGGATACCGATTGGCCTGGCCACGCGTGATAAAGGCTATGCGGCCCTGATCGGCCTGGTGACCTTTGTTGTTTTCATTAACGCGATGAACGTTACGCTGCAGCTCCAGGGCGAACTGGCCCCCGCTGACCAGATGAAAGCCGCCGGGCAAAGTATGGTGCTGGGCGTGCAGGTGCTGGAGATGGGCGTTTTCGCCGGGATCCTGACCGGGGCGCTGTCCGGATACTTGTACAACAAATACTCCGGCGTACAGTTTAACGGCGCGATGGCCATCTATTCCGGCCACTGTTTCGTCGCCATCGTCATGCTTCCTGTCTCAATGCTGCTCGGCGTCGTGATGAGCGAACTGTGGCCATTTGCCCAGCATGGCATCAGCGCACTGGCGCTGGCGATCAAAGGTTCCGGGCCTTTTGGGGTGGCCATTTACGGCTTCCTGGAACGCATTCTGGTGCCGACCGGCCTGCATCATCTGGTCTATACCCCCTTCCTGTATACCGAACTTGGGGGGACGCAAGAGGTATGCGGCACGGTTTATCAGGGCGCACGCAATATCTATTTCGCCGAAATGGCTTGTCCGGAAGTGAAGCAGTTGAGCAGCACGGTAGTGTGGGACGCGCGCGGCATCAGCAAAATGTTTGGCCTGCCCGCGGCGGCGCTGGCGATGTACATGACCGCCAGGCCGGAGCGCAAAGCGGCAGCCAAAGCCATCCTGATCCCGGCAGCGTTAACCTCTTTGCTGGTGGGCGTTACCGAGCCGATTGAGTTTTCATTCCTGTTCGTCGCTCCGCTGCTGTTTGTGGTACATGCGGTGCTGACCGGCATCGGCATGATGCTTTTCTCCCTGTTCGGTGTTCATGCCATCGGCGCTAACGGAATTATCGATTTTATTCTTTATAACCTGCCGCTCGGCACGGAGAAGTCCAACTGGCCGATGTACATCGTGGTCGGGCTCATCATGTTCGCGCTCTATTTTGTGGTGTTCCGCTTCCTGATCCTGCGCTTCAACATGAAGACGCCAGGACGCGAGGATGACGATCAGGAGACGCGCCTGTACAGCAAACAGGAGTATCAGGCGAAGGGGAACAATGACGGGCTGGGTGAATCCATCGTGGTGGGACTGGGAGGCCGGGAAAACATTGAGGTAGTGGATAACTGCTACACCCGCTTACGCGTCACGGTGAAGGATGTCTCCATCATCGACGAGCCGCGCCTGAAAGCGACCGGCGCGAAAGGGATTATCAAACAAGGTAACAACGTTCAGGTGGTCTACGGGCTGCATGTCAAAAAAATGCGAGAAGCCGTTGAGACGTTTCTCTGA
- a CDS encoding 6-phospho-alpha-glucosidase: MFTPPFILSIAGGGSTYTPGIVKSLMVRLQDFPLAEIRLYDIDEARQNTIAPVVEKVIRDHSQSITFTVTTDPEVAFSGAHFVFAQMRVGQYRMREQDEKIPLRHGVVGQETCGPGGLAYGLRTILPMVELIDLVDRYAHEKAWIVNYSNPAAIVAEGVRRLRPDARVLNICDMPVAAMRNMGAILGVDRHKLEVDYFGLNHFGWFTRVRVDGEDKLPELRRHIARFGLLTEDAAKTDPQHSDPSWVKTWRNIKPIMDNFPEYLPNPYLQYYLMPNQIVEHQNPDYTRANEVMNGREKKLFAAAEEYKRTGILPDAFHVGVHGEFIVDVACSLAFNLRQRHLVMVENRGAITNLPYDAVVEVPAYITSEGPEPIRVGRVPLFHQTLLQQQLASEQLLVEATIEGSYEKALQAFTLNRTVPTMEHAKAILDDMIDANRDYWPALQKAWQNGEAVKK; encoded by the coding sequence ATGTTTACACCCCCTTTTATTCTGTCGATTGCCGGTGGCGGCAGCACCTATACGCCAGGTATCGTGAAAAGCCTGATGGTACGCCTGCAGGACTTCCCGCTGGCCGAGATTCGCCTCTACGATATCGACGAAGCACGCCAGAACACCATTGCACCCGTGGTGGAGAAGGTCATTCGCGACCATAGCCAGAGCATTACCTTCACCGTGACCACAGACCCGGAAGTCGCGTTCAGCGGGGCGCACTTTGTCTTCGCCCAGATGCGTGTCGGCCAATACAGGATGCGTGAGCAGGATGAGAAGATCCCGCTGCGCCACGGCGTGGTGGGCCAGGAAACCTGCGGTCCTGGCGGGCTGGCATACGGCCTGCGCACGATCCTGCCGATGGTCGAGCTGATCGATCTGGTGGATCGCTACGCGCATGAAAAAGCCTGGATCGTGAACTATTCCAACCCGGCAGCGATCGTTGCGGAAGGGGTGCGCCGCCTGCGACCGGACGCCCGCGTGCTTAATATCTGCGATATGCCAGTGGCGGCGATGCGTAACATGGGGGCCATTTTGGGTGTGGACCGCCACAAGCTGGAGGTGGACTACTTTGGTCTGAACCACTTCGGCTGGTTTACCCGCGTGCGGGTGGACGGCGAGGACAAGCTGCCGGAACTGCGTCGGCATATCGCGAGGTTCGGCCTGCTGACGGAAGATGCGGCCAAAACCGACCCGCAGCACTCGGATCCGTCGTGGGTGAAAACCTGGCGCAACATCAAGCCCATCATGGATAACTTCCCGGAATATCTGCCAAACCCCTATCTGCAGTATTACCTGATGCCAAACCAGATTGTGGAGCATCAGAACCCGGACTATACCCGCGCGAACGAAGTGATGAACGGGCGTGAGAAAAAGCTGTTTGCCGCCGCAGAAGAGTATAAGCGTACCGGGATTTTACCGGATGCCTTCCACGTGGGCGTCCACGGCGAGTTTATTGTCGATGTCGCCTGCTCGCTGGCATTTAACCTGCGTCAGCGCCATCTGGTAATGGTGGAAAACCGCGGGGCGATAACCAATCTGCCGTACGACGCGGTGGTGGAAGTCCCGGCCTACATCACCTCTGAAGGGCCAGAGCCTATCCGCGTGGGTCGGGTCCCGCTGTTCCATCAGACGCTGCTACAGCAGCAGCTCGCCTCTGAACAGCTGCTGGTGGAAGCGACCATTGAAGGCAGCTACGAAAAAGCACTGCAGGCGTTCACCCTGAACCGCACCGTGCCCACCATGGAGCACGCAAAAGCGATTCTTGATGACATGATTGACGCCAACCGTGACTACTGGCCTGCGCTGCAAAAAGCCTGGCAGAACGGTGAAGCGGTGAAAAAATAG
- the sseA gene encoding 3-mercaptopyruvate sulfurtransferase, translating into MSTSYFVAADWLIEHGDDPEVQIIDARMAPAGQEHLRDMVAEYRAGHLPGAVFFDIEALSDHNSPLPHMLPRPEAFSVAMRELGVNRDKHLVVYDEGNLFSAPRAWWMLKNFGVEKVSILAGGLAGWKRDELPLQQGDVTLPEGEFDATFDAHQVKRLTDVLVVSHEKTAQIVDARPAARFNAQADEPRPGLKRGHIPGALNVPWGDLVFEGELKTTDELRAIFDRQGVDLHRPVIASCGSGVTACVVILALATLGVNDVTLYDGAWSEWGARDDLPVEPAK; encoded by the coding sequence ATGTCCACCTCATATTTTGTCGCCGCCGACTGGCTGATTGAGCACGGTGACGATCCGGAAGTACAGATTATTGACGCGCGTATGGCACCTGCCGGGCAGGAACACCTTCGCGATATGGTCGCAGAATACCGCGCAGGGCATTTGCCGGGCGCGGTATTTTTTGATATTGAAGCCCTGTCCGACCATAACTCCCCTCTCCCGCACATGCTGCCTCGTCCGGAAGCATTCTCCGTGGCGATGCGCGAACTTGGCGTCAATCGTGACAAGCACCTCGTGGTTTACGATGAAGGTAACCTCTTCTCCGCACCGCGCGCCTGGTGGATGCTGAAAAACTTTGGCGTGGAGAAAGTCTCAATTCTTGCAGGCGGCCTCGCGGGCTGGAAGCGTGATGAACTGCCATTGCAGCAAGGCGACGTGACGCTGCCGGAAGGCGAGTTCGACGCGACGTTTGATGCGCATCAGGTAAAACGTCTGACCGACGTGCTGGTGGTCAGCCATGAAAAAACGGCGCAAATTGTCGATGCCCGCCCTGCAGCGCGCTTTAACGCCCAGGCGGATGAACCGCGTCCGGGGCTGAAGCGCGGCCATATTCCCGGCGCGTTGAATGTGCCGTGGGGCGATCTGGTGTTTGAAGGTGAATTAAAAACGACCGATGAGCTGCGCGCCATTTTTGATCGTCAGGGCGTGGATTTGCATCGTCCCGTTATTGCCAGCTGCGGGTCCGGCGTCACGGCCTGCGTGGTGATTCTGGCGCTCGCCACACTCGGTGTAAATGACGTGACGCTCTATGATGGCGCCTGGAGTGAATGGGGTGCACGAGACGATTTGCCCGTTGAACCGGCCAAATAA
- a CDS encoding MurR/RpiR family transcriptional regulator gives MDNRLATLLTRGASLTRAEYRVLAHLTEHPLLVGNITVRELAQATFVSTATIMRLCQKLGFSGFSEFIWHCKQLLTETPYIAAQAQQRPELPALFSQFIANYQQTFQWVTQEKRAQFSTLLRQKESFFLYGAGFSYLFAEYLTKKLQVLGKTAFISGPGDSRNIFLSNAARYQVFIAVSRSGETEQVLDKARIAKNVGMTVVAFTRASANTLAGMADLHFALYDEAVHYAAEAAGVTSFESNLVLLMDLLLLEATG, from the coding sequence ATGGATAACCGTCTGGCCACGCTGTTAACGCGCGGGGCGTCACTGACCCGCGCGGAATATCGCGTGCTGGCCCACCTCACAGAGCATCCTCTGCTGGTGGGCAATATTACGGTGCGCGAACTGGCGCAGGCGACGTTCGTCTCAACCGCTACCATTATGCGTTTGTGTCAGAAATTAGGCTTCAGCGGTTTCAGTGAATTTATCTGGCACTGCAAACAGCTGTTAACCGAGACGCCGTATATCGCCGCGCAGGCACAACAGCGCCCGGAACTGCCGGCGCTTTTCAGTCAATTTATCGCGAACTATCAACAAACCTTTCAGTGGGTAACGCAGGAGAAGCGCGCGCAATTTTCGACGTTACTGCGCCAGAAAGAGAGTTTCTTTCTTTATGGCGCCGGCTTCTCTTATCTCTTCGCCGAGTACCTCACCAAGAAATTGCAGGTGTTGGGCAAAACGGCGTTTATTTCCGGGCCGGGGGATAGCCGGAACATTTTCCTCAGCAACGCTGCGCGGTATCAGGTGTTTATCGCCGTCTCACGCAGCGGTGAAACCGAACAGGTGCTGGATAAAGCGCGGATCGCTAAAAACGTGGGTATGACGGTCGTGGCTTTTACGCGCGCTTCGGCCAATACGCTGGCGGGAATGGCAGATTTACACTTTGCCTTATATGACGAGGCGGTACATTACGCCGCAGAAGCCGCTGGCGTGACGTCGTTTGAGTCGAATCTGGTCCTGCTGATGGATTTACTGCTGCTGGAAGCGACGGGGTGA
- the sseB gene encoding enhanced serine sensitivity protein SseB — translation MSETKNELETLLEQAATEPAHRPAFFRTLLESTVWVPGTAAEGEQVVEDSALDLLHWEKDDGTSVIPFFTSLEALQQAVEDEQAFVVMPVRTLFEMTLGQTLFLNAKLPTGKEFTPREINHLIGEEGNPLSTQEVLEGGETLLLSEVAEPPAQMIDSLTTLFKTLKPVRRAFLCSIKESTDEQPVLLIGIEADGDIEEIIQAAGSVATDTLPGDEPIDICQVKKDEKGISHFITEHITPFYERRWGGFLRDLKTTRII, via the coding sequence ATGTCTGAAACGAAAAACGAATTAGAAACTCTGCTGGAACAGGCGGCGACCGAACCTGCCCACCGTCCGGCATTTTTCCGCACGTTGCTGGAGTCCACCGTCTGGGTTCCGGGTACCGCAGCGGAAGGCGAACAGGTTGTTGAAGACAGCGCGCTGGACCTGCTCCACTGGGAGAAAGACGACGGCACGTCGGTGATCCCGTTCTTCACCTCGCTGGAAGCGCTGCAGCAGGCCGTTGAAGACGAGCAGGCGTTCGTGGTGATGCCGGTGCGCACTCTGTTCGAAATGACGCTGGGCCAGACCTTGTTCCTCAACGCCAAACTGCCAACCGGGAAAGAGTTCACCCCGCGTGAAATCAACCATCTGATTGGCGAGGAGGGCAACCCGCTCAGTACGCAGGAAGTGCTGGAAGGGGGCGAAACGCTGCTGTTGTCTGAAGTAGCCGAACCCCCTGCGCAGATGATTGATTCGCTGACCACGCTGTTCAAAACCCTCAAACCCGTGAGGCGCGCGTTCCTCTGCTCTATTAAAGAGAGCACGGATGAACAGCCGGTACTGCTGATTGGCATTGAAGCAGACGGCGATATCGAGGAGATTATTCAGGCTGCGGGCAGTGTTGCCACCGATACGCTGCCGGGTGATGAGCCGATCGATATCTGTCAGGTGAAGAAGGATGAGAAGGGCATCAGCCACTTTATTACCGAGCACATCACGCCGTTTTACGAGCGTCGCTGGGGCGGATTCCTGCGCGATCTCAAAACCACCCGCATTATCTGA
- the pepB gene encoding aminopeptidase PepB, whose translation MTEAMKITISNQPADARWGEKATYSINNDGITLHLTGNDDLGLIQRAARKIDGLGIKHVTLDGEGWDIDRSWAFWAGYKGPKGSRKIEWATLDEAGQKELESRLTIIDWVRDTINAPAEELGPEQLAQRAVDLLCGVAGDKMSYRITKGEDLREQNYMGIHTVGRGSERPPVLLALDYNPTGDKAAPVFACLVGKGITFDTGGYSLKQSAFMDSMKSDMGGAATITGALAFAITRGLNKRVKLYLCCADNMVSGNAFKLGDIIRYRNGKNVEVMNTDAEGRLVLADGLIDASAQKPELIIDMATLTGAAKTALGNDYHALFSFDDKLAARLLASAAAENEPFWRLPLAEFHRSQLPSNFAELNNTASAAYPAGASTAAGFLSHFVENYHEGWLHIDCSATYRKAAVEQWSAGATGLGVRTIANLLTAE comes from the coding sequence ATGACCGAAGCGATGAAGATTACGATCTCGAATCAGCCTGCTGACGCGCGCTGGGGCGAGAAAGCCACCTACAGTATCAACAACGACGGTATTACCCTGCACCTGACTGGCAACGATGATTTGGGTCTGATCCAGCGCGCGGCGCGCAAAATTGATGGTCTGGGCATTAAACATGTCACCCTGGACGGCGAAGGCTGGGATATCGACCGCAGCTGGGCATTCTGGGCGGGTTACAAAGGACCGAAAGGCAGCCGTAAAATCGAGTGGGCGACGCTCGACGAAGCGGGTCAGAAAGAGCTGGAAAGCCGTCTGACCATTATCGACTGGGTGCGCGATACCATTAACGCCCCGGCAGAAGAGCTGGGTCCTGAACAACTTGCGCAGCGCGCCGTTGACCTGCTGTGCGGCGTGGCGGGCGACAAAATGTCTTACCGCATCACCAAAGGTGAAGACCTGCGCGAGCAGAACTATATGGGGATCCACACCGTGGGTCGCGGTTCCGAGCGTCCTCCGGTATTGCTGGCGCTGGATTACAACCCAACCGGTGATAAAGCAGCACCGGTATTTGCCTGCCTGGTCGGGAAAGGCATCACGTTCGATACCGGCGGTTACAGCCTGAAGCAGAGCGCGTTCATGGACTCCATGAAGTCCGATATGGGCGGTGCGGCAACCATCACCGGCGCGCTGGCGTTTGCCATTACGCGCGGTCTGAACAAGCGCGTGAAGCTTTACCTGTGCTGTGCGGACAACATGGTGAGCGGTAATGCCTTTAAGCTCGGCGACATTATTCGCTACCGTAACGGTAAAAACGTGGAAGTGATGAACACCGATGCAGAAGGTCGTCTGGTGCTGGCCGATGGTCTCATCGACGCGTCTGCGCAGAAGCCAGAGCTGATTATCGACATGGCGACCCTGACCGGTGCGGCGAAAACCGCGCTGGGCAACGACTACCATGCGCTGTTCAGCTTTGACGACAAACTGGCAGCTCGCCTGCTGGCAAGCGCGGCCGCGGAGAACGAACCGTTCTGGCGTCTGCCGCTGGCCGAATTCCACCGCAGCCAGCTGCCGTCTAACTTCGCCGAACTGAACAACACCGCGAGCGCAGCCTATCCGGCGGGTGCGAGCACGGCGGCCGGCTTCCTGTCTCACTTCGTTGAGAACTATCACGAAGGCTGGCTGCACATCGACTGCTCCGCAACCTACCGTAAAGCGGCCGTTGAGCAGTGGTCTGCAGGGGCAACGGGACTGGGCGTGCGTACTATCGCAAACCTGTTGACTGCCGAGTAA
- the iscX gene encoding Fe-S cluster assembly protein IscX, producing MGLKWTDSREIGEALYDANPDLDPKTVRFTDMHQWICDLDDFDDDPNASNEKILEAILLVWLDEAE from the coding sequence ATGGGACTGAAGTGGACTGACAGCCGTGAAATCGGCGAAGCGCTCTACGACGCTAACCCGGATCTCGATCCTAAAACCGTACGCTTCACCGATATGCATCAGTGGATCTGCGATTTAGACGATTTTGACGACGATCCAAACGCATCCAATGAAAAAATTCTGGAGGCGATTCTGTTAGTCTGGTTAGATGAAGCAGAATAA
- the fdx gene encoding ISC system 2Fe-2S type ferredoxin — translation MPKIVILPHADLCPDGAVLEAKTGETILDVALRNGIEVEHACEKSCACTTCHCIVREGFDSLAESTEDEDDMLDKAWGLEPDSRLSCQALVTDEDLVVEFPRYTINHAREH, via the coding sequence ATGCCAAAGATTGTTATTTTGCCTCATGCGGACCTCTGTCCGGATGGTGCTGTTCTGGAAGCGAAGACCGGTGAGACCATTCTCGATGTTGCCCTGCGTAACGGTATCGAAGTGGAACACGCCTGTGAAAAATCCTGTGCCTGCACAACCTGCCACTGCATCGTGCGTGAAGGTTTTGACTCTCTGGCCGAGAGCACCGAAGATGAAGACGACATGCTGGATAAAGCATGGGGTCTGGAGCCAGACAGCCGTTTGAGCTGCCAGGCTCTGGTGACCGATGAAGATCTGGTCGTGGAATTCCCACGCTACACCATCAACCATGCACGCGAGCACTGA
- the hscA gene encoding Fe-S protein assembly chaperone HscA: MALLQISEPGLSAAPHQRRLAVGIDLGTTNSLVATVRSGQAETLADEQGRHLLPSVVHYQQQGHAVGYDARANAARDPANTISSVKRMMGRSLADIQTRYPHLPYQLQASENGLPMIATTAGLLNPIRVSADILKALAARATATLGGDLDGVVITVPAYFDDAQRQGTKDAARLAGLHVLRLLNEPTAAAIAYGLDSGQEGVIAVYDLGGGTFDISILRLSRGVFEVLATGGDSALGGDDFDHLLADFIREQAGIPDRSDARVQRELLDVAIDAKIALSDAQSVTVNVAGWQGEITREQFNDLIAPLVKRTLLACRRALKDAGVEADEVLEVVMVGGSTRVPLVRERVGEFFGRTPLTSIDPDKVVAVGAAIQADILVGNKPDSEMLLLDVIPLSLGLETMGGLVEKVIPRNTTIPVARAQEFTTFKDGQTAMSIHVMQGERELVQDCRSLARFALRGIPALPAGGAHIRVTFQVDADGLLSVTAMEKSTGVESSIQVKPSYGLTDGEIASMIQDSMSYAEQDVKARMLAEQKVEAARVLESLNGALAADAALLSAAERQVIDEAAARLSAVAEGNDADAIEEAIKNVDKQTQDFAARRMDKSVRVALKGQSVDEV; encoded by the coding sequence ATGGCCTTATTACAAATTAGTGAGCCTGGCTTAAGTGCCGCACCGCACCAGCGTCGTCTGGCGGTAGGTATTGATCTGGGCACCACCAATTCTCTCGTGGCGACCGTGCGAAGCGGCCAGGCGGAAACGCTGGCTGACGAGCAGGGCCGTCATCTGCTGCCTTCCGTGGTCCACTACCAACAGCAGGGCCACGCGGTTGGCTACGACGCACGCGCGAACGCCGCGCGCGATCCGGCAAACACCATCAGTTCCGTAAAACGCATGATGGGCCGCTCCCTCGCCGATATTCAGACCCGTTATCCGCATCTGCCGTATCAGCTGCAGGCCAGTGAAAACGGCCTGCCAATGATTGCCACGACAGCGGGGCTGCTGAACCCTATCCGCGTTTCTGCTGATATCCTCAAAGCGCTGGCGGCGCGTGCTACGGCAACGCTCGGCGGCGATCTCGATGGCGTGGTCATTACCGTTCCGGCCTACTTTGATGATGCACAGCGTCAGGGCACCAAAGACGCGGCGCGTCTGGCGGGACTGCACGTTCTGCGACTGTTGAACGAACCGACGGCGGCCGCCATTGCCTACGGCCTGGACTCCGGTCAGGAAGGGGTGATTGCGGTTTACGATCTGGGTGGCGGGACCTTTGATATTTCTATCCTGCGCTTAAGCCGTGGGGTGTTTGAAGTGCTGGCTACCGGCGGTGATTCTGCGCTGGGTGGCGATGACTTCGACCATCTGCTGGCCGATTTCATTCGTGAACAGGCGGGTATTCCCGATCGCAGCGATGCACGCGTGCAGCGTGAACTGCTGGACGTGGCCATCGACGCGAAAATCGCGCTGAGCGATGCGCAGTCTGTCACCGTCAACGTGGCGGGCTGGCAGGGGGAAATCACCCGGGAACAGTTTAACGACCTGATCGCGCCTTTGGTGAAACGCACTCTGCTGGCCTGCCGTCGCGCACTGAAAGATGCGGGCGTTGAGGCTGACGAGGTGCTGGAAGTGGTCATGGTTGGCGGCTCCACGCGCGTACCGCTGGTGCGTGAACGGGTGGGTGAATTCTTTGGCCGCACGCCGCTGACGTCCATCGACCCGGATAAAGTGGTTGCCGTGGGCGCGGCTATCCAGGCGGATATTCTGGTCGGCAACAAGCCGGACAGCGAGATGTTGCTGCTGGATGTTATTCCGCTCTCCCTGGGTTTAGAAACCATGGGGGGACTGGTGGAGAAAGTCATTCCGCGTAACACCACCATTCCGGTGGCGCGCGCGCAGGAATTCACCACCTTCAAAGACGGCCAGACCGCGATGTCCATCCATGTGATGCAGGGCGAGCGCGAGCTGGTGCAGGACTGTCGTTCACTGGCGCGCTTTGCGCTGCGCGGTATTCCTGCGCTCCCTGCGGGCGGTGCGCATATTCGCGTTACCTTCCAGGTGGATGCGGACGGCCTGCTGAGCGTCACGGCGATGGAGAAATCCACCGGCGTTGAGTCGTCTATCCAGGTGAAGCCGTCCTACGGCCTGACCGATGGTGAGATCGCCTCCATGATTCAGGATTCAATGAGCTACGCCGAACAGGATGTGAAGGCGCGTATGCTGGCAGAACAGAAAGTTGAAGCCGCACGCGTGCTGGAAAGTCTGAACGGTGCGCTCGCTGCCGACGCCGCGCTGTTAAGCGCCGCTGAGCGTCAGGTGATTGACGAGGCTGCCGCGCGCTTAAGCGCAGTGGCCGAAGGCAATGATGCTGATGCAATAGAAGAAGCCATTAAAAACGTTGATAAACAAACCCAGGACTTTGCTGCTCGCCGCATGGACAAATCTGTCCGCGTCGCGCTGAAAGGCCAGTCCGTGGACGAGGTTTAA
- the hscB gene encoding co-chaperone HscB, protein MDYFTLFGLPAQYPIDLQALTIRFQDLQRQYHPDKFASGTQSEQLAAVSQSATINQAWQTLRHPLSRAEYLLSLHGFDLASEQHTVRDTAFLMEQLELREELDEIEQAKDEARLESFIKRVKGMFDTRHQLMVEQLNNETWDVAADTVRKLRFLDKLRSSAEQLEEKLLDF, encoded by the coding sequence ATGGATTACTTCACTCTCTTCGGACTACCCGCTCAATACCCGATTGATCTGCAGGCGCTGACGATCCGCTTCCAGGATCTGCAGCGTCAGTATCATCCGGATAAATTCGCCAGTGGTACTCAGTCAGAGCAATTGGCTGCGGTATCGCAATCTGCGACCATCAATCAGGCCTGGCAGACGCTGCGCCATCCACTGTCTCGCGCTGAGTATCTGCTCTCGCTTCATGGCTTTGATCTGGCGAGTGAACAGCACACCGTGCGTGATACGGCGTTTTTGATGGAACAGCTGGAACTGCGTGAAGAGCTGGATGAGATTGAACAGGCCAAAGATGAAGCGCGTCTGGAAAGCTTCATCAAGCGCGTAAAAGGCATGTTCGATACCCGCCATCAACTGATGGTGGAGCAACTGAACAACGAGACCTGGGATGTGGCGGCAGACACTGTGCGCAAACTCCGTTTTCTCGATAAACTGCGAAGCAGTGCTGAACAACTCGAAGAAAAGCTGCTCGATTTTTAA
- the iscA gene encoding iron-sulfur cluster assembly protein IscA: MSITLSDSAAARVSSFLANRGKGFGLRLGVRTSGCSGMAYVLEFVDEPASDDTVFEDKGVKVVVDGKSLQFLNGTQLDFVKEGLNEGFKFTNPNVKDECGCGESFHV; this comes from the coding sequence ATGTCGATTACCCTTAGCGACAGCGCTGCCGCGCGAGTAAGCTCTTTTCTGGCGAACCGTGGTAAAGGCTTTGGCCTGCGACTGGGCGTACGTACCTCCGGCTGTTCTGGTATGGCTTACGTACTGGAGTTTGTTGACGAACCGGCGTCTGATGACACCGTGTTTGAAGACAAGGGCGTGAAGGTGGTGGTCGATGGCAAAAGCCTGCAATTCCTCAATGGCACTCAGCTGGACTTTGTAAAAGAAGGCCTGAACGAAGGGTTCAAATTCACGAACCCGAACGTCAAAGACGAGTGTGGTTGCGGCGAAAGCTTCCACGTTTAA
- the iscU gene encoding Fe-S cluster assembly scaffold IscU — MAYSEKVIDHYENPRNVGSFDNSDESVGSGMVGAPACGDVMKLQIKVNNEGIIEDARFKTYGCGSAIASSSLVTEWVKGKSLDEAQAIKNTDIAEELELPPVKIHCSILAEDAIKAAIADYKSKREAK, encoded by the coding sequence ATGGCATACAGCGAAAAAGTTATTGATCATTATGAGAACCCGCGCAACGTTGGCTCTTTTGACAACAGCGACGAAAGCGTAGGTAGCGGTATGGTCGGTGCGCCAGCGTGTGGCGACGTGATGAAGCTGCAGATTAAAGTCAACAATGAAGGTATCATTGAAGATGCGCGCTTCAAGACCTACGGCTGCGGTTCTGCTATCGCCTCCAGCTCCCTGGTCACCGAATGGGTGAAGGGCAAGTCTCTGGACGAAGCACAGGCAATCAAGAACACGGATATTGCTGAAGAACTCGAACTGCCACCCGTGAAAATTCACTGTTCTATCCTGGCAGAAGACGCGATCAAAGCCGCCATTGCGGATTACAAAAGCAAACGTGAAGCAAAATAA